GATCAGCAGTCCATGTATGGAGGTATCGTTGTTTATGGCTTCTATCTTGCTCAACAGCTCAAACTCAGTAATTGACTCCGGCAGTTTTTCTACAATGCACTTCACGCCACTTTGTTCggatttcttcaatttcatgtTCACATAGGCAGATGAGTCCAACCGATTGCCGACTTGTAGAATCTTCAAAGTGGGCAAAAACTTATGGTTCTTCCTAATGGTGTCTATCTCATTGCGACATTGCTCAATTATCTTCTGGGATAGCTTTGTCCCGGACAATAGGTGGTAGTACCTATTGGTTCTGAGAAACTTTAGCATGGCGTAATATATCTTCTGCCCTACAGCTACACTAGGTTAAAGAACAAGATATAGCCTTGATTTAGGAGCCCTGCTTTTTATATGACTATTTTAACTACAGAGCTAATCATTGCGATGagttcaaaaaaaaaacttgtgaaaaaaaattaaatgattCAATTGATTATCATAGTGGGGGGGACCCTTAAATTCACGTAATTTACTCTTCTTGGGCGAgttcaaaatgaaaactgTGTAAACGTTGCAAGCAACGGCCAACTGTTTATCTGGAAGATAAGGTATCTCATTCCTAAGGAAGGAGTCAGGATATGGGTATAAAATTTATGTGATCACATTTTTGTTCAAGACTATAGATTTGCTGGTCGTGTTAGCTATTTtatacaataaaaatacattATTACACATCTTCTCATACCCGATAACCCAGCAACTCAGTACACTACTTTGCCCACTTTCTGTTTTTATTCCATTATTACGCAAAGCCAAGTCATGTGACATGGATTATTGTTTCTCACATCgaagaacaaaagaaagaaagcaCAACTTGTTCCGTGCAGCTGGGCAGTAGGCCTTGCTTCTCTATTGTTCCTTTGGGGAACTGACGTACGGGTATTGTATCCTGCTGTAGCGTAGGAAGGGAAGTTCACTAAGTATTTTAGGTGTTCGTTGTGAAGATTCCCGCGTGCAATCTCGTCGGAAAAACTGTCCAGAGCGaggaaaggaaaaattTTTACGGAAAAACTATTATGTGAGCAGCAGGCCGGGTGTCTGATTTAATACCGACATGATGTCTTCATTTAGTACAACGAGTAAAATATGGAAATACTTATTGATTCCCCCCCCATCTCGTTTGGGCATAATGGGAGCTACAAGTGTTTATTATAGTTGCGGTTCTTTGCACCGTTGGATGtcttatttgtttttcacGTGGTAAATCACATTCTGGATATTGCATTTGCTTACGCTACCAGTAGTTCAATATAGTGATGAGCATTGACGGTAATATAATACAGGGATAAATGTTTATCAATGATTTACATTCTTTACATtagccaaaaaaaaaaaaaaaaatattctccATCCAAGAATATCTCTCATTGATATTTCTTTAAAAGTACGTTATTCTTTGAACGCTTGATACAGAAGATTTAAGTACAAAttaaatattcaatttataATTTAGAGCTGATATAAAAAGGAAGTGAATATTGCAACTAACAACTATGAGATCAACTCAAAGTCGTTGCTGGTAGTGGTACAACTTGTGTGTTAGATATGTCATAGTAAATTAAACCAAAATGTATTACAAAATCAAGtcaggaaaaaaaagtttattATGAGGAATCTGTAATTATGTATGCAGTGAGTTAAAATGGGTTTAAAATCGAACTTCCCTAGACAATGTAGATTAGAGAATATGTTTCTATTGTCACAGTGTTATTGCGATAAGTCAACtgagataaaaaaaaataaattgtGGTTCCTCTTATACACATGCGTGTGCATATATGACAGCAAATTAGTCATTTCCAATAATGGCTAAGCTGGTAAGTTTATACATAAAAAAGGGGGAGGCTTGACTGGGTATTGCCATAGATGCAAAGTAAGAATTAGTAAAATAACAGTTGCGGAGTAAATTATTGTAATGAGGTAAAACAATTCAGCAAAACATTTCTGcagaaaaaataaaaatgtagCATTCCTACATCTCTCTCAGTTGGACTGAATACCTTGCacctctttcttttcattgtaTGGGTTGATCTCTTCATTTTTAACCAAAGGCTTGTTTTCCTTATTTAGTATATCTGGTTGGCGGATGGGAGGCGGCAGGTTGTTTGTAGTCTTTGATTGACCATTTTGGCCAAATTGAGACATCACATTTGGTAGAGACATAGGAGTGGTAGTTATATTGGTTGTGTTGTTATTCGTGTATGAGTTCTGGACTATGGAGGGAGGTATTGGAAGTGAAGATTGCTGCATATAATAGCTTTGGTTTGGGTACTGCTGGTATTGATACAGCATTCCGAATCCACTTCCATTAGAATGCATGTTGTTTACCCCAGGAGTATTTGAAGAGTTGTTGAACTGTGGGGAGCTGATGTTCCCATTAAAATTGGCACTATTTCCTGTGTTAGACATGGGTACTTTATGATCCACATTAGACCCATTATGATACAGGAATTGGTGACTATTTTGGCCTTGTTGGGTGGAAATCATTGGATATGGCAATTGTTGTACATTTTGTTGCCGCTGATTAAATGTATTCATGGGCATACCGCTGCCAGACTTCAGCTtcatattattaatttctaTGTTATTTCGGTCATTGGCCATGTAATCCATTTGGTTCTGGTTACCGCCATTGTTGGGCGTCATTTGATGACCTGCGTAGTTAATCGAGTTCGAGTTCTGATTCTGGTAGTAGTAACCCTCCTGTGGCGCGTAAAACCACTGCTGGCCTGTGGGCAAGGGCAAGGGTAAAGTGGAGTTTGGCGGGCAGAGCACAGGTCTATGGGTAATTGCAAAAGCCGGGTAATTGCCCATTATAGTGGAGATGATGCTTTCGAAGAATGTGTAAAAATATCTGGTCGACTCATCAGTCTGTTGTGGCCCGTTTTCTATCAGGTCGAGGACGTATATTTCGTTGCTGTTTGTTAAAGTGCCggtctttttctttgttagCAGGGATTTCTTCCAGACCTGGATGTGGGAGGAGATCTGCTTCTTTGTTCTGTATTTACCTATTCTGTACCATATGTACATTGATATGAGCTCGTTACGGCCGTAGTTACGGTCTCTGATTTTAATCTTCGAAGTACCATTCTTGATGATGAGGCCCAGAGCTTCGACAAAGGCGGACTCGATGTCCATGGGCCACTTGTTGTCGCTGCCGGTGGTCTGTGTGTGGCcgctgctgttgctgctgccGGTGCTATTTGAGCTGCTGACATTACTTGTGCTGGTAGAGTTATTCATATTGTACCTATCTGATACCGAGCTGTCATTTGAGACAGTCATAATATAGATTGAGGGCGTTATTTGTGGGGGGGAGTACGATGTGTATTAGTActctttttcttgatgTTATTCTAATGGGAAATGATTACCTTCGAGGATATAAGCGTTTGTCAATAAGTTCTTGAAAGGATTTGTGCTCTTTTTAGTTCATATAGTGACTATATATAGAGGGGGGGGAAGGTGATTCCAGATTACTTAGGAATTTTCTTGAGAGAGCTATAATATGGTATGGTTTTTAAATTGTTATGACTATGGCTTTGAAGAAGTGTAGATCAATTATGAAAtcagaaaaaataaaagattgatttgaaaatggctaaagaaattttttattgaatcAAAGGGAagctaaaaaaaaatgttggATATATATGTGAATGACGGTCTTGAGAACCGTTGGCAAGGGTCCTCCATATCAAAGTTATCGTTCTGAGGACCGGATTTATGTGGGTACTTAACGTTCGGAGAACGACAACGAATAGAGTAAGAGGATAAACccaaatgaaaaaaattgacaaaaacaaatgaaTGCGAAGGGCAGTTGCAGAGAAAGTAATGTAGAGAAATACTCTTTGGAAGAGCTGTGGAAGAGAATTACAAATAAGATATTCCATCCTTTTGGCGAGTATCCTAAGAAACTGCAGtagaaggaaaagaaaaaaaagaaaaatatctcAATTTTAAATTGAGAAAAAGTACCAGAAAGGGTTTTTCCTTTTAGGAAGAATTGGTAATTCAATCGCAAGATGGTCAGAGAGTGCTGTGGGAACGAGGGCGAGGGGAGGGGGGTGAGTGTCTCTGAAGAGCTGGGAAGAGCTGGGAAGAGCTGGGAAGACTCAGACAAATTCTGCAGCTCCCCAAGGGAAGAAGCTACATTTGTGGAAGCAATGGaaggaaaaacaaaaaaaataaaaataaaaagaaatattcGAATTGTTCCGTTTGTACTGCAGAATCTGTGGAGAAGACGTGGCAGAATAGAATAATTGTGCAAAACACacacaaaaaataaaaaaggaATCGTTCGGTGAAATTCAATTTCGAAGAGACGAGCTTCCCTGTGCTACATGAAACTGTAATAAGGCGTAGAAGGAAATAGCACCAAAGTTTCTAATTTGACAGGGGATGTGGGAAAAATGGAAGGGCTAGAACTGTGCGTCATTTTCACTGGTTCCTCTCCGTTCCTTGTCTTGTCTCATCACCTAGTCAAGAGGGAAAGGGAGGGGTAGCAAAAAATAGGGATACGAACATCGAACATCCCGGGAACTGTAGGAAGCTTGACGGCTCCTAGAATGTTGAAGGACGCAACATACGTTGTTAACAGTTGTCTGTTGCACTCCAGGGAAATAGAAGGGCATCATGCCCCCCCCCACCTTCCTGTTGCGGCTTGCAGAGAAAATGCAGAGAACTGTTGACAAGAAGCACCGAACAAGTAGATGCTGGCTATGAAAACAAAGGAGCACCGaaatgaaagaagaagaagaagaaaaaaaaagaaatatctGTGGGATAGCTGCACGATATGCTTTACTAGCTTTGCTATAAAGAAGCAACCCGTTAACGGGTTGCGAGGAGAAGGGGGATCAAGCGAGCAGCAACCAAGAAACATGGTGATCCCCGGGGACATAGCGCAAGCTGAGACAGCGGTGTAGCATTTGCAAGAGACTGAATCACCTCCCCTCTTTTGCCCTTGTGGAactgtttctttttgtcaTCCAGCATGAAGactatcaattttttttgcagaGATGACGCTTTGTAGATTTTAGATGTCGCAAACACTGAAGATAGCCACATGCCAAGGGTTGCACCCGTATGTGGTTTCGATAGCATCAAAGATCATTTGGCTGCTCGAAGACTTGATAGTAGCTCAGCATGCGCAtcttgcaaaaaaaatttaaaaaaaaaagcagTTCCAGGTTATGCTTAATTCAACTATTTAGCAATCTATACTATCTACATTGTCCTTTGATACAAAGAATAAACTGTTATCTTAGTGTGATacttggaaaaaaaaatacaacgTCAAATTGGATCCTGCCAACTTGAAAGCGGCATTTTTGCTTGATAACAAAACAGGTAATCTGTTTCATTATGTAATGCCGGTTCGCAAGTTCGGGcatataataattatatcCACTTAGCAAGAGCTTCAAAATAGAGGCGTAGTACtcatctttgaaattaaaGCACGTCCACGCTTAGATTTACTAATAGATGTGGAATACGCCTTTGCACATAAGCATTAAAAACTTCAACTAGCACTGCTGCTGAACAAGTAAAACACGATTGTGCTATGCCCACTTTTATCAGCACCAAAAATGCAGTGAACCCAAGTAATTTATAACTGCAGATAACAACCTACTGTTACAGATAATGCTGATAAGCTTAATAATCCCCACTTTAGACCCAGTTCAGCAGTTACTGTTAGTATTGTACTGCTGCGTAGAGCCTTcgaaggaaaaaaaaaagaaagaaaagtttCCTAAAGTTGCTATGAAACAAACGTAGGCAAGCTAAAAGCGTTAATCAATAGGAAACGggtttctttgaaaaagaaaaaaaaagaaaaagttGATCCATTGAGAATATGCGATGGGGATCTTCTTAAGACGATGCCTGTTGCAGATTGAGAGTAGTGTTGAATGTCAACTTTGAGACTGGTATGAGCAAATCTAGAGTTTATTCCTGTTCAATTTGTTAAGCTGAGcttgattttgaatttattgtttattCCCTATAAACTGAATAGCAACTGGGACAACTGAGAAGGCGGGTATTAGGATATATCATAGCAATACCATTATGACATTATCGTTCCTATAGATATGGtacaaaaatatcaatgaaGATTGAATAAATGTCTTTATATTCCTCTATCTACCTGATCACTTTTTGGGAGTCATCACGATGTCGGTGTTACATGTTATACCACCGTGGTGATTCAAGGTTCGCATAACTCACATAGATTTGATtcttatattttgttttgggTATTTGTCCCCCGTACCTTGTTAAAACCTCAGACAATTATAAGAATGTGGAGAATTAGACAATTTTACATTACAGCATTAGATACTGAAGTAAACAAGCTCAATTCAAGTAAAAATGAGAAACACAGGGCCACCTTGAAGTGATACAAGATGCATACTTAATAGATATTTACACTTCTTGAGCactatataaatatatatcatcCGTCAATGTTGAATGCCTTGTCAAACCTGGACTAGATATAACAAGATCATGCCACATACCACCAAAACAATAAACAGACACAACAATTCTCAAAACACGTAAAATACTCAAGAAATGAAAGACTTATACCCTCAATAGCATGCCCATCAATGCTGAGGAATAACAAAATTGATACTCttatcatttttatatCTGATAATAAAAGCCATAATAACAATTTAATGATCATTGTTAAGATACTACTATATACTTGTTATGCAATGTATGCCTATGGACGAATActcttatttttcttccGGTAGCGATATGCCAAAGATTAGAGATTGCAAAGAGTTGACAAAATGATCATAATATGCTATAGCTTGGCCTTTTGCGGCGAACAATGAACAAGATTTTTGTTAATTTGACTGCTCAATAGgataaaatcaaatatacAGTGCTAAAAAGTCAGTTAATTTAAGTTTGTGCGCTTTTCTACTGGTATATTTCCTAATTGGCTTACTTTTTCAGTCATAGTCGACAAAAATTTAAGGAAACAAAATAGACGGTGCAATTATCACACtcaagagaagaaaaaaccTAACTGAGATCTCCATCTTGTGGAAATATAGATAAGCGAACTATAGTTATTCTCAAAGCTATCTCTGGACTTATTAAGGATTTCTTCGATCACATtctgtttttatttttgatagcACAAGCGCGATTCAAATAAGAACGACCCAGTACCCAATCAAACTGGGAAACTTGTGCTTAGAGTTAATTGACAAAACACTATCAATTGTCTAAACTAAACTCAGAATCTTTCACAAATTAGCTGAATCCTCCcccaaaaaaattaatgcATAATGACTATAGGGAACATATATGACTTAAACTTCCTGCTGAAGTTGACAAACAAACTATTTGAGAACCATACATTCGATTCTTACTTAACCAACCAGCAATTAATTGTCTTAAATCACATTCTGAAACATAATGAGCTGAACAGTGAAATCTGGCCGGATTTTATGTCTGGTAACCTAAGACTAAAAGTCAAGATAGATCAAACCGTTGAAGACAAGGCgaatcaagaacaactacAGACTACCGATGGGGTAGCTGGGAGCCCGAAAAGCACCcacataaaaaaagaagacgACTTTGAAACCAATACAATCAATGACGACGATGAATTTACGAGATCGTACGATGACGAGGATCTTTCAAAACTTGATCTAGATGCTCTGAAAGAACAAATTGACGGTGCATACTTTGTTGGGAATCTATCTTTGAAAGTCAGATATGTGTTATCACAGTTTGGAATAGAAAACAATCTAACAGATtatcttgaagaaggtaTTGACAATACTGATAAGGTAGAGTCATATGGAGGAGAGAGTCCCACAAATGCCAATACGGAAGATAACTTATTTACCAGTACCGATGCTAATGAAGATGGTGAAGATGACGACTACGACtttgatgaggatgacgaACCAAACAAAGAGGCAGAAAGTAACGATAATGCTACAGAGGAAGTAGTAGAGTCTGATCGTACATTTAAAGACTCTACTACTCAATGCTTAACACTAGAAAttacaatttcaaagaatacTCTTGCAACGTATCTTAATCCAAATGACATCgaagagaaaatattagagAACTCTGACAAATTCTTCCATTCTTTGGAAAATGATAGAGAAACAATGctcaaaaaattaaaactTCAAAGAAGTGATCAGAAAATAACCACCGATTCTGATACTATTGATCTAAATGGAAATAATTCTGATGATAATAAAGGCTCAATCGATGACGACGACGACGACGCCACAATCCGAGTACCGAAAAGACAGAGAAACAGGGATGTGACAggagatgatgatgatgaagaagacgatGATGACGAATCTAAAAAGGATAAGGAGGGAAATTCTccaaaaaaactaaaaacCCTTCCCACCGGTCTTGGTATTGAGAATTTATCTTTGAAGCATTTGCTTTCGAGGATacaatcaaataaaaacaagCTGAATATTTCAGATTATGAGTTGAAGCATTTGCTAACAGAAGTCAGGAAAAACAGATCAAAATGGACATCTGACGAAAGAATTGGTCAAGAAGAACTTTACGAAGCTTGTGAACGTGTGGTTATGGAACTTAGAAATTATACTGAACATTCTACTCCATTCCTTAATAAAGTTAGTAAAAAGGATGCCCCGAACTATCATTTAGTTATCAAGAAGTCGATGGATCTAAATACAGTTCTAAAAAAACTAAAGGCATTACAATACAACTCTAAACAAGAATTTGTTGATGATATAATGCTTATATGGAAAAACTGCCTTACTTACAATTCTGATCCTTCTCACTTTTTGAGAGCTCACGCCATCGCgatgcaaaaaaaatcacTACAACTAATTCCTCTAATTCCAAACATCACGATAAGAAATAGAGCTGATGTAGAGAGAGAGCTGgaagaattggaaaaagataaagacTATAAGGACAACGATGATAAAGAAGatgcagaagaagaggttGCAGGTTCAGGTAGAAAAGGGTTAACTATGGGAGCGCATAAACTAGCAAAAGATAGCTCAGCTACTAATAATGCCACCAATACTGATACAAATGAGGAGACTACTAAAGTCATTAACAAAATGGACATCGAAGTACAAAAGGGGGAAggagaagagaaagaaggGGAAGTAATGCCGGAATCAGACCAATCTTTGTCTCAGGACAAGGgaaatgataaaataatagaaactGAAACAAATTTTAGCAAGGATGATGACAAGCATTTAACGCCACAAAGTCATAATAACactgaagaagagactAAGGATCAATCAGAAAAGATGGCATCGGAAAGTAAGACCGAAATAGAGGAAGATTCAAAAATCAATGAAAGCTCGGAAGAAAATGCTGGTGATAAAATTTATAGTAATGCTTCTAAAACTGAACAACCACAAGTAACTACAGTTATAGAAGGTGAAACTGAAGATAAAGGTGAAACTGAAGATAAAGGTGAAGCTGAGGTACCAgcagatgaagaagaggatgatgaggaggatgatgaggatgaagaagccCAAACTTTCGTTGTTGAAAAAGATGACGATAAAGACGATGTTGAACTGTCCGTGTGGAAAAGTATAACTGCAAATATAAGGGCAGACATATGTTTGAAACGTTCAGAATATTTCAAGACGGGCCAGCTCAATAGTGAATTAGATGCTCTTCTAAAGGATCCAGAACGCATGAAGCCTTTTTTCCAGTTATACAAGGAGTTCAAGGATCAAAAGGAGCTAGAAATGTTCAGATTGAAAATGGAACAGAACTCTATCATGAAAAATGGGTTTGGAACTGCACTAGTAAAACAGGAGGATTACTCGTCCATCGGGGGTGCCACAAACCCTAGTGAAAACCAAGAAGGGAATGATGCATATGGGAAAACTTATGAAGGTATGGATCTAGACAGCTCAACGCTATTAAAAGAATATGATACAATGAATTATTTACCTGAATTCGCATATGGAGGCCAAGATCAACAGATGCTAGACCAAAATGAAGAGGATGCAGTTAACCGTATCTTAGAGTTGGGTATGACAAAGAAAAGTGCTCTATTAGATAATGTCGGCAAAGGCTTAACTCCCAAAGTTAACAGCAATATTTCCTTAATACAAGAAATCAGGCATATTTGTCACAAGATATCTTTAATTCGTATGCTGCAAAATCCGTACTCGACTCAATTCAACAAAGCTAATCCCGGACAAATCTTAAATGCACATCAATACCGTTACGAGAAAGtaaatgatgatattgatattgacCCTATCTCGCAATTACATAACCATGATTACAAACATGACAAGAACGT
This is a stretch of genomic DNA from Nakaseomyces glabratus chromosome M, complete sequence. It encodes these proteins:
- the TEC1 gene encoding Tec1p (CAGL0M01716g~Ortholog(s) have RNA polymerase II core promoter proximal region sequence-specific DNA binding, transcription factor activity and RNA polymerase II transcription factor recruiting, more), whose protein sequence is MTVSNDSSVSDRYNMNNSTSTSNVSSSNSTGSSNSSGHTQTTGSDNKWPMDIESAFVEALGLIIKNGTSKIKIRDRNYGRNELISMYIWYRIGKYRTKKQISSHIQVWKKSLLTKKKTGTLTNSNEIYVLDLIENGPQQTDESTRYFYTFFESIISTIMGNYPAFAITHRPVLCPPNSTLPLPLPTGQQWFYAPQEGYYYQNQNSNSINYAGHQMTPNNGGNQNQMDYMANDRNNIEINNMKLKSGSGMPMNTFNQRQQNVQQLPYPMISTQQGQNSHQFLYHNGSNVDHKVPMSNTGNSANFNGNISSPQFNNSSNTPGVNNMHSNGSGFGMLYQYQQYPNQSYYMQQSSLPIPPSIVQNSYTNNNTTNITTTPMSLPNVMSQFGQNGQSKTTNNLPPPIRQPDILNKENKPLVKNEEINPYNEKKEVQGIQSN
- the SPT7 gene encoding SAGA histone acetyltransferase complex subunit SPT7 (CAGL0M01738g~Ortholog(s) have structural molecule activity and role in cellular protein complex assembly, cellular response to drug, conjugation with cellular fusion, histone acetylation), with the protein product MTIGNIYDLNFLLKLTNKLFENHTFDSYLTNQQLIVLNHILKHNELNSEIWPDFMSGNLRLKVKIDQTVEDKANQEQLQTTDGVAGSPKSTHIKKEDDFETNTINDDDEFTRSYDDEDLSKLDLDALKEQIDGAYFVGNLSLKVRYVLSQFGIENNLTDYLEEGIDNTDKVESYGGESPTNANTEDNLFTSTDANEDGEDDDYDFDEDDEPNKEAESNDNATEEVVESDRTFKDSTTQCLTLEITISKNTLATYLNPNDIEEKILENSDKFFHSLENDRETMLKKLKLQRSDQKITTDSDTIDLNGNNSDDNKGSIDDDDDDATIRVPKRQRNRDVTGDDDDEEDDDDESKKDKEGNSPKKLKTLPTGLGIENLSLKHLLSRIQSNKNKLNISDYELKHLLTEVRKNRSKWTSDERIGQEELYEACERVVMELRNYTEHSTPFLNKVSKKDAPNYHLVIKKSMDLNTVLKKLKALQYNSKQEFVDDIMLIWKNCLTYNSDPSHFLRAHAIAMQKKSLQLIPLIPNITIRNRADVERELEELEKDKDYKDNDDKEDAEEEVAGSGRKGLTMGAHKLAKDSSATNNATNTDTNEETTKVINKMDIEVQKGEGEEKEGEVMPESDQSLSQDKGNDKIIETETNFSKDDDKHLTPQSHNNTEEETKDQSEKMASESKTEIEEDSKINESSEENAGDKIYSNASKTEQPQVTTVIEGETEDKGETEDKGEAEVPADEEEDDEEDDEDEEAQTFVVEKDDDKDDVELSVWKSITANIRADICLKRSEYFKTGQLNSELDALLKDPERMKPFFQLYKEFKDQKELEMFRLKMEQNSIMKNGFGTALVKQEDYSSIGGATNPSENQEGNDAYGKTYEGMDLDSSTLLKEYDTMNYLPEFAYGGQDQQMLDQNEEDAVNRILELGMTKKSALLDNVGKGLTPKVNSNISLIQEIRHICHKISLIRMLQNPYSTQFNKANPGQILNAHQYRYEKVNDDIDIDPISQLHNHDYKHDKNVMWKVMHKNVSKIAMSNGFETTQPTAIDILTEIAGNYLSNLTRSLKIHKETNSVNRMKPEEMLEAVLLENGINKPDDLYSYMESEFEKKTKKLKDVKAKLENFLKDLLRPTLQDLSERNFEDESQSFVTGDFASNLNGEDFFGFRELGLEQEFGILSNSVPISLLSFQFQATDSETKEQVMKLQAEEIKDIVYEKVSKKDLQSDRFSPIVLSLLTQSYEKTKSAIPKINKVVTAEAEKDNDDVTEEEPKTKPLEDNDDLLVMEDDELPVKTKMGSRLRLPPTGKISTTYKKRPLADAFILPEEDPIDEINVNNDSDQVKVEDVPENNGTPMDNDRELDLQISENPLFDSPDIDNNSFGLNLEDNDIAVSNSSLNLKLG